The DNA sequence GCGTGGCCGCCAGAGCGACCGCCGCCACCACCTCGAAGCCCGCCCGTTCGAGCACGGACGCTGCCTCATCGATGGTCGCGCCCGTGGTGACGACATCGTCGACCAGGACGACACGGGCTCCCACCCCGGGAAGGCGCGCTCGCACGCTCCCCTCGGCGTTGCGCGCACGCGCTGCGACGTCGAGCCCGCGCTGGTCGCGCCTCGCGCGCGAAGCGGACAGTGCCCGCAGCGGGCGCACACCCGCGCGGCGGATCAGCAGTTCGGGAACGCGGTAGCCACGACGCCGGAAGGCGGCTCTGGAGGTCGGCACCGGCACCACCGAGACACCCGATCCGGCGACGGACACCAGGACGGCGGCGAGCGCGATGCCCAGAGGACGCGCGAGGAGGGTCTCGCCGTCGTCCTTCATCCGTCGGATGCAGCGCGCCGCGACCCCCTCGTAGGTGAGCGCGGCACGCACCACACGTCCCTGCGGCGTGCGCACGTCGACCGGGGAAGCCTCAAGCCGCCCCCGGCACGGGTCGCACAGGAGCGTGCCGGGCTCCGCGCAGCCGGGGCACGTCCCCGACAGGAGGAGGGCGAGCGCTTCCCTCCCCAGGCTTCGAATGCCGGTCGCGACGACGGAGGGATCAGCCATTCGCCGATCATGACCCGACCTGCGGCCCGGCGTGGAGCTGGATCGCCCAGCCCGTCGATGCCTGTGGAGCACTCCGCCTCAAGCCGCCTCTGTGCAGAGGCGGCGTGAAGGTCATCCGTGGCGCTCAGTGCCCTGCGCGGGTGGCGAGCAGCTGCACGCCGCTCGTCGCCTGACTCCAGGCAGAACCGCTGCGTGCGAAGACCGCACCCTCGGCGCTCAGGATCCGCACCCCCGAGGCCGATCGCGACCCCGCGATCGTGAGCGCTCCCGCGGGTGCCGACTCCACGGTTCCGGTTCCCCCGACGATCTGCGTCAGCACGATCCGGTCGTCCGTGTCGCCGAGCACAGCGAGTCGGTCAGGACCGAGCCACACGAGGCCGGATGCGGTGCCCTGCAACTGGGTGATCTCCTCGGTCGGCCCGAGTGCCGTCGGCACGCCGTTCTCATCCCTGATGATCGCCGAGACGACGACCCAGCGCTCGCCGCCGACGACGATCACCGCCGCGATGCGGGCTCCGTCCGCCGAGACGCGGATCGCCGAGACCTCCGATGCGCCGGGCCACGCGTCGGCGACCGGCGTCTGTGCGACGTCGACGCTGGTGGCCTGCAGCGCGGACGGCGCGTTCACAGGGACGGACCACGTGTAGTCGAAGGGATCCATCGATGGACGGATGAGCGACGAGCGCTGGTCGAGCTCGTCGACGTTCCCGTTGCCTGCAATGTAGACGTGCCCGTCGCCCAGCTGCACAGCGGCGTGCGACCCATCGAGCGCGACGTCGACCGCGGTGATCGGTTGCGTGAGCGCGAGGATCTCGTCCGAGACCCCGGGCAGCGGCGTGATCTCCCCGCCGACCAGGTTGCCGAACATGCCGTCCTTGAGGACGAGGCTGCCCCCGTCCGCAGGATCTTCGACGAGCTTGACGACACCCGCGTCGAGTGTGCGCCCGTCGATGCTGAACCGCACCTGGCTCACCTGCACACCTGCCGCGAGGAACGTCTCCTGCAGCTGCGTGCGCATGCGGGCGAGCGTGACCTGATCCAGGCCGGAGGCCGCTCCGTTCAGCGCCACGTCGGCGACCTGATCCGCATCGATCGGCACGGCGTCGCGCGCGAGCTGCACGCCAGCGGGGAATGCGTTCTGCACCGCGGGATCGAGCCAGGGGCTCGGCGCGCCGCCGATCAGAGCCTGCGCGATGGTCGTCGCGATGGTGGCGCGCCGTGGGAACCAGCGCACATCGGGAACGAGGCGCTCCCAGGTCTGGTCGTAGAACTGCAGGGCGTAGTCGTCGTAGACGCGCGAGAAACGGGATTCGTCGAGGACGACGCCGTCCGGCGCCTCGGAGATGCGCCACTGCCCGTCGGTCCGCACGACGACGAACGACGAGGTGGATGCCCCGAAAGCCTCCGAGTACGCTCCGGTGCCGTCGACGCTCGCCAACTGATCGAAGGTCACCCGGACGTCGGCGGTGTCGCCGTCATCCACTTCGGCGTCGTCCTCGACGGTCGAGGCGAACGACCGCGACGCAGCGCTCACATCGATCGACACCCCGGTAGTCGGTCGCCACTGCGCCGCCATCTCGGGCGTCATGAATCGACGGGCGGTATCCCAGTTGTCCGCCGGGGTGATGGCCGCCTCCACGAAGCCTTCGACGATCTCAGCGGGGCCGGCCCCGTCGACGGGTCCTGACGCCAGGGGCAGGAAGTCGGGGTCTTCGGGCGAAGCTCCGAGCGCGAGGCCCGGCTGCACATCGCCGGTGGTGGGGAGACCGGTGCACGCCGACAGTGCGAGCATCGCTCCGGCGAGCGCGATGGCGGCGAGACTCCGCCGTGGCGACGCTCTCATTCGAGGCTCCCTCGGTCGAACAGCTCGGCGGGCAGGTCGGCGAGCTGGATCGGCTGCGTCGCATCGCCCATTCCGGCGAGCGGCTCCTGCGGCTCGACGGGGATCGGAGACGGCCCGTCGAGGACCGCGCCGCGCGGGATGGTCAGAACGAAGTTCGTGCCGACTCCGAGTTCTGACCAGACGGCCAGGGTCCCGCCGTGCAGCGTCGCGTCGCCGAGCGCGATGGAGAGTCCGAGTCCGGTGCCGCCGATCGTTCGCTGGCGCGACGGGTCCGCCCGCCAGAAGCGGTCGAAGACCCGCTCCGCATCGGCCGGGTCCATCCCGAGCCCGAAATCGCGCACCCCGGCCGCGACGGCGTGCTGGTTGCTGTCCACGGTCACCACGATCGGGCGTCCCTCCCCATGCTCGATCGCGTTGCCGATCAGGTTGCGCAGCACTCGGCGCACGCGGCGCGGATCCATGTCGACGGGCGAGTATCCGCCGGGCGCGACGAGCCGCAGCTCGCTGCCGCGTCCGTCGGCGAGCGGCTGCATCTGCTCGATGATGTCCTCGGCCAGGTGGGCCAGGCTCGTGGCCTCGAGCTCGAGCTGCACGGAGCCCGCGTCGTACCGACTGATCTCGAGGAGGTCCGACAGGAGAGTCTCGAAGCGTTGCACCTGGGTGTGGAGCAGCTCCGTGGTGCGCGCCGTGGTCGGATCGAACTCCTCGCGCTGATCGTTGAGCATGTCGGCGGCGAGGCGGATCGTCGTCAGAGGCGTGCGCAGCTCATGCGACACGTCGGACACGAAGCGCTGCTGCACGAGCGACAGCTCACCGAGCTCCTTGATCTGCGCCTCGATGCTGTCGGCCATGGCGTTGAAGGATCGACCGAGCGTCGCGATCTCGTCTTCCCCGTGCACGTCGATCCGCACTCCGAGGTCTCCCGAAGCGAGGCGCGCGCTGGTCTCCGCCGCCTCCACGATCGGCGTGGAGACGAGGCGGAGGACGATCGAGGAGATCACCGCGACGATCGCCACGAGTCCGATGCCGGCGATCCACAGCGTGCGCTGCACAAAGGTGAGAGTGCTGTCCGCATCGGCGAAGTCATACGCGAAGTAGATGGCGAACGGGCCGGCTTCAGGCACCTGCAGCTGCTGCCCCACGATCACGCCCGGCACCGTGCGACCGCCGAGGTCGATCCCCGCGGACTGCCAGGACTGCCAGTCGTCGAACTCGATCACCCGATTGCGGAGGGCGGGGCTGATGAAGTTGGCGCTGAGACCCGCGGTGAAGCCGTTGAGCGGGCCGGCGACCTCATCGTTCACGCGGAAGCCGGCGAGACCCTCGGCGGTCGAGTTGCGGCCGAGATCCTCCTGGACGCTGTCCCACAGTTCCTGTAGAGCAGCCGGATTGTCTCCGAGCGCAGCCGAGTCCAGTGTGGTCTGGGCCTGGTCGATCGAGCGCCGGGCGTCTTCGAGAGCCTGATTCTTCCGCGATTCGAAGAGGTCGTTCTGGATGACGAGGGCCATCGTCACGCAGGTGATGAGGATCGCCGTCGAGGTGAGGAGGAGCGTGATCGCCAGCGTGCGGAACCGCAGCGACCGTCGCCACAGGGCACCGAGCACGTCGGGCCACCCTCGCCAGTCGCGGAGGACGGCGACCGCGGTGGTGGTCGCTGTCGTCGCGGCCATGGGTCCTAGCCCGCACTCCCGGCGCGGTAACCGACACCGCGCACCGTCATGACGATCTTCGGGTTGTCCGGGTCGAGCTCGACCTTGGCTCGCAGGCGCTGCACGTGCACGTTCACGAGGCGCGTGTCGGCCTTGTAGTGGTACCCCCAGACCTGCTCGAGGAGCATCTCGCGGGAGAACACCTGCTGCGGCTTGGAGGCGAGCGCGACGAGCAGCTGGAACTCGAGCGGCGTCAGCGCGATCGGGACGGTGCCGCGGCGCACCTCGTGTGCGTCGACGTCGACCGTGAGATCGCCCACACGCAGCTGCTCGCCGACTGTGGACGGAGCCGGGCGCAGCCGGGTGCGGATGCGGGCCACGAGCTCCTTCGGGTTGAACGGCTTGACGATGTAGTCGTCGGCGCCCACCTCGAGCCCTCGCACCACGTCGGCCGTGTCGCTGCGCGCGGTGAGCATGATGATGGGCACGCCGGACTCCGCGCGGATGCGGGTGCAGATCTCGATGCCGTCCATGCCGGGCAGCATGAGGTCGAGCAGCACCAGATCCGGGCGCTGCGAGCGCCATTCCTCGACAGCCTTGGCGCCGTCGGCGCAGAACACCGGCTCGAAGCCCTCGGTGCGCAGCACGATGCCGATCATCTCGGCGAGCGCGGTGTCGTCGTCGACCACAAGGATGCGTGAGGTCATAACTGTTACCTTATGGCACTCAGTCCCACGACTCGGCGTCTGCGCGCGCGACGTGTGTTATGACACGATGGGAGCGCACGACGGAGGGAGTGCCGGTGACCGGCCAGACGTGGACCCCAGCCCCCAAACGGGGCATCATCCCCCTGCATCCGCTCACTTTCGGGATGCTGCTCGGCCGATCCTTCTCGGCGCTGCGCCACAACCCGAAGGTGCTCTTCGGTTTCGGCGTCGTCATCCAGTTGGTCGTCGTCGTGTCGAGTGCGGCGGTGATGGGCTTCGTGTTCGCGACCACCTTCGCGCGACTCGAGTCGCTCTCCCCGTCGTCGCCGGACTTCGAGGCGGTGCTCGCCGGCACGATCGGCATGAATCTCGTCGCCGGCATCGCGGTCGGATTGGCCTCGATCGCCTTCACCGCCCTCATGCAGGGCGTGGTGGCCGCCGAGATCGGCAATGCCGCCGTGGGCGTCAAGGCCTCCCTCGGCGCCCTGTGGAAGAAGATGCTCCCGGCGTTCTGGCGCCTGGCGGCGTTCGCGTCGCTCTCGGTCGCGTTCGTCTTCGGCATCATCGTGATCGTCTTCCTCATCATCGCCGGATTCATCGCCGGCGGCCTCGGCGGCTCCATGGAGGCGATCGGCGGACTCGTCGTGCTGCTGATCCTGCTCGTGCTCGCCACCATCCCGCTCGTGGTCTGGCTCACGACCAAGCTGCTGCTCGTGCCGTCGATCCTGGTACTCGAGCGCGCGAAGTTCCGGGATGCACTCGTGCGCTCCTGGCGTCTGACGCGCGGACGGTTCTGGGTCGCCTGGGGAGTCACCTTCCTCATCGGCGCGATCATGGGCCTGGCGATGCAGGTGGTCAACATCCCCGTGGCGCTGCTCAGCTCGATGCTCGGGACGGTCATCGCCCCCACGGGTTCGACCGACCCCTCCGCGATCCTCGGGTTCGTGTTCGCGCTCCTCGCCCCGCAGATCCTCCTCCTCGTGCTCCAGGCGATCACCCTGGTGGTGCAGAGTACGGCAGGCACGCTCGTCTATCTCGACTGCCGAATGCGTTACGAGGGCCTCGACCAGGCGCTCATCAGCCACGTCGAGCGCCGCGATCTCGGCTGGTCCGAGGAGCAGCTCGGCGATCCGTTCGTCATGGACCCCGAGCGTGCGGTGACCAGCGCCCCGCCGCCCAAGCAGGTGCCCGAATGGGCGATGAACGCGCCCTACCAGGCGGCCGGATATCCCGCGCAGCCCTATCCCGCCCCGCAGTACCCTGCTCAGTCCTACCCCGCCCAGCCCTACCCCGCGCAGCCGTACCCCGCGCAGCCCTACCCCGCGGCGGCACCGCCGCAGGGGTATCCCGCGCAGCCTCAAGCCCCGTCGCCGTACCAGGGACAGACCTCTCCGGCGCCTCCCGCGTATCCGGCCCCGCCGGCCGCCCCCGCCCCGCCCGCGCCCGCCGCTGCCCCCGCGCCCCCGGCGCCTCAGACCGACGACTCCGATCGCACGTGGGCGGCGCCGGGATCCGGCCCGCACGGACCCGCATGATCGCTCTCCTCGACGTGTTCGCCCCGGACGGCGACGAAGCCAGGCGCTGGGCGGAGGAAGAGCTCGCCGACCCACGGTATGCCGACGCCAAGCCGACGTGGTTCGACATGGTCTCGCGCGACATCGGACGCTTCCTCGCCGATCTCTTCAGCTCCGACAACGGGCAGAACGTCGGGCCGACCGCGCTGATCGTCGTCTGCGTCATCGTCTTCGCCGCTCTGGTGGCCGCGCTCATCATCTG is a window from the Microbacterium sp. LWO14-1.2 genome containing:
- the mtrB gene encoding MtrAB system histidine kinase MtrB gives rise to the protein MAATTATTTAVAVLRDWRGWPDVLGALWRRSLRFRTLAITLLLTSTAILITCVTMALVIQNDLFESRKNQALEDARRSIDQAQTTLDSAALGDNPAALQELWDSVQEDLGRNSTAEGLAGFRVNDEVAGPLNGFTAGLSANFISPALRNRVIEFDDWQSWQSAGIDLGGRTVPGVIVGQQLQVPEAGPFAIYFAYDFADADSTLTFVQRTLWIAGIGLVAIVAVISSIVLRLVSTPIVEAAETSARLASGDLGVRIDVHGEDEIATLGRSFNAMADSIEAQIKELGELSLVQQRFVSDVSHELRTPLTTIRLAADMLNDQREEFDPTTARTTELLHTQVQRFETLLSDLLEISRYDAGSVQLELEATSLAHLAEDIIEQMQPLADGRGSELRLVAPGGYSPVDMDPRRVRRVLRNLIGNAIEHGEGRPIVVTVDSNQHAVAAGVRDFGLGMDPADAERVFDRFWRADPSRQRTIGGTGLGLSIALGDATLHGGTLAVWSELGVGTNFVLTIPRGAVLDGPSPIPVEPQEPLAGMGDATQPIQLADLPAELFDRGSLE
- a CDS encoding phosphoribosyltransferase family protein; translated protein: MADPSVVATGIRSLGREALALLLSGTCPGCAEPGTLLCDPCRGRLEASPVDVRTPQGRVVRAALTYEGVAARCIRRMKDDGETLLARPLGIALAAVLVSVAGSGVSVVPVPTSRAAFRRRGYRVPELLIRRAGVRPLRALSASRARRDQRGLDVAARARNAEGSVRARLPGVGARVVLVDDVVTTGATIDEAASVLERAGFEVVAAVALAATPLHGKHSGFTSDTSPTRRK
- the mtrA gene encoding MtrAB system response regulator MtrA, whose amino-acid sequence is MTSRILVVDDDTALAEMIGIVLRTEGFEPVFCADGAKAVEEWRSQRPDLVLLDLMLPGMDGIEICTRIRAESGVPIIMLTARSDTADVVRGLEVGADDYIVKPFNPKELVARIRTRLRPAPSTVGEQLRVGDLTVDVDAHEVRRGTVPIALTPLEFQLLVALASKPQQVFSREMLLEQVWGYHYKADTRLVNVHVQRLRAKVELDPDNPKIVMTVRGVGYRAGSAG
- a CDS encoding LpqB family beta-propeller domain-containing protein yields the protein MRASPRRSLAAIALAGAMLALSACTGLPTTGDVQPGLALGASPEDPDFLPLASGPVDGAGPAEIVEGFVEAAITPADNWDTARRFMTPEMAAQWRPTTGVSIDVSAASRSFASTVEDDAEVDDGDTADVRVTFDQLASVDGTGAYSEAFGASTSSFVVVRTDGQWRISEAPDGVVLDESRFSRVYDDYALQFYDQTWERLVPDVRWFPRRATIATTIAQALIGGAPSPWLDPAVQNAFPAGVQLARDAVPIDADQVADVALNGAASGLDQVTLARMRTQLQETFLAAGVQVSQVRFSIDGRTLDAGVVKLVEDPADGGSLVLKDGMFGNLVGGEITPLPGVSDEILALTQPITAVDVALDGSHAAVQLGDGHVYIAGNGNVDELDQRSSLIRPSMDPFDYTWSVPVNAPSALQATSVDVAQTPVADAWPGASEVSAIRVSADGARIAAVIVVGGERWVVVSAIIRDENGVPTALGPTEEITQLQGTASGLVWLGPDRLAVLGDTDDRIVLTQIVGGTGTVESAPAGALTIAGSRSASGVRILSAEGAVFARSGSAWSQATSGVQLLATRAGH